From the genome of Longimicrobium sp.:
GGCAAGAGCGAGGAGCTGATCCGCCGCGTCCGCCGCGCGCTGATCGCCCGGCGCCGCGTGCAGCTCTTCAAGAGCGCCCTGGACGACCGCTACCAGGGAGTCACGCGCGTCAGCACGCACAACGGCGCCGGCGTCGATGCCGTCCCCGTGCGCGACAGCCGCCAGGTGCTGGAGCAGGCGCACCCCGAGACGCGCGTCTTCGCCGTGGACGAGGTGCAGTTCCTGGACGACGGGATCGTGGACGTCATCCAGCTCCTGGCCGACCGCGGAGCCCGCATCATCGTGGCCGGCACCGACCTGGACTTCCGCGGCGAGCCCTTTGGCCCCATGGCGCGCCTCATCGCCGTGGCGGAGACGGTGGACAAGCTCCACGCCATCTGCGTGCGCTGTGGCAACGCCGCCACGCGCAACCAGCGGCTGGTGAACGGTTCACCCGCTCCGTACGAGGCACCGGTCATCCAGGTGGGCGGCCAGGAGGCGTACGAGGCGCGCTGCCGCCGCTGCCACGAAGTCCCCTCCGCCACGCGCGACCAGACTTCGCTGCTCGATCTGCTCGGCTCCGGGTCGCACGAAGCGGTGGTGCTCACGCACGAGAGCCTGCGCAGCACGGTGTAGGCGGAAACAGCCTCACACAGAGAACACAGAGGGAACTGCAAGCCACGGAGGAAAGCCATTTGCTTTTCTCTCTGTGGCTCCGTGTCTCTGTGTGAAATTGCTTTTCAGTCGTCCTCGTACAGCCGCTGCTCCTCGTCGCGCATGATGCGGGTGAGCGCGTCCTCGAACGACACCCGCTCGCTCATGGCGGTGGCCTGGGCCTGGATCCAGAGCTGCCGCATCACCACGCCGAGCAGCGACACGCCGAGCCCCTCGCGCGTGCGCCGCATCTCCGCCACACGCCGCGCCAGGGGGAGGATCTCCTCCGGGATGTCGTCCTCCGCGGGGACGTAGGCGGCGCCCGCCGTCTCCGGAGTGCGACCGTCCCCCTCCAGCACTTTGGGCCGCCCGCGCGCACCCCAGCGGCGCGGATCGCGCGCCACGCGCAGGGCCAGGCTGCCGTCGGCGAAGGGCTGCCACCACTCCACCAGCCGGCCGAGTAGCTCCTCCAGCAGCTTTTCCACCGACACCCGCACCGGCCCCTTGCGCCCGTGCCGGCGCCCGC
Proteins encoded in this window:
- a CDS encoding thymidine kinase produces the protein MRDVALYHGDGHGWIEVVTGVMFSGKSEELIRRVRRALIARRRVQLFKSALDDRYQGVTRVSTHNGAGVDAVPVRDSRQVLEQAHPETRVFAVDEVQFLDDGIVDVIQLLADRGARIIVAGTDLDFRGEPFGPMARLIAVAETVDKLHAICVRCGNAATRNQRLVNGSPAPYEAPVIQVGGQEAYEARCRRCHEVPSATRDQTSLLDLLGSGSHEAVVLTHESLRSTV